In one window of Gopherus evgoodei ecotype Sinaloan lineage chromosome 9, rGopEvg1_v1.p, whole genome shotgun sequence DNA:
- the XIAP gene encoding E3 ubiquitin-protein ligase XIAP isoform X1: protein MTCNSPENSEACAIPDSDHDQEMAEEYSRLRTFTSFPNCCPISASTLARAGFFYTGEGDKVKCFSCHATFEGWEHGDSAVGRHRKISPKCKFIARFNFLKKDTYPILQNCQCRVENCSGNSALQCSFDRSSDLSPDYLLRTGQVVDMSDSMYPRNPAMCSEEARLRSFHNWPAYAPLTPKELASAGLYYSGVDDQVECFCCSGKLKNWEPFDRAWSEHKRHFPRCFFVLGHDVGNVGSVPNESNFAEVGRSGLNNADHPRNPSMAEYEARIKTFVTWRYSVVKEQLAEAGFYSIGNGDHVLCFHCGGGLQDWQQNEDPWEQHAKWFPGCKYLLQEKGQEFVNSVQLTPLWRDSTIEASEKTSLLIEDDLLQNQLVQNAMRMGFSLSEIKNIMEKKLRTYGENYTSVELLVSDIIHAQKENVQEEVSSGSSVPKDLSTEEKLRRLQEEKMCKICMDKDISVVLIPCGHLVACKECAEAVDKCPVCCMVITKRQKIFMY, encoded by the exons ATGACGTGTAACAGTCCAGAGAACTCTGAAGCTTGTGCCATTCCAGATTCTGACCATGACCAAGAGATGGCTGAAGAGTACTCCAGACTGAGGACTTTTACCAGCTTTCCAAATTGTTGTCCTATTTCAGCATCAACACTAGCACGAGCTGGCTTCTTTTATACAGGAGAAGGAGATAAAGTGAAGTGCTTCAGCTGTCATGCAACTTTTGAAGGGTGGGAGCATGGAGACTCAGCAGTTGGAAGACATAGAAAAATTTCTCCAAAATGCAAATTTATTGCtcgatttaattttttaaaaaaagatacataTCCTATTCTCCAAAACTGTCAATGCAGAGTTGAAAATTGTTCTGGAAATTCAGCCCTCCAGTGCTCTTTTGACAGATCATCTGATCTCAGTCCAGATTACCTTTTGAGAACTGGGCAGGTTGTGGACATGTCAGATAGCATGTACCCCAGGAACCCTGCTATGTGCAGTGAAGAAGCTAGGTTAAGATCTTTTCACAACTGGCCAGCTTATGCTCCATTAACACCGAAGGAATTAGCCAGTGCTGGGCTGTATTACTCGGGTGTTGATGATCAAGTGGAGTGCTTTTGTTGTAGTGGAAAACTGAAAAACTGGGAACCTTTTGATCGAGCTTGGTCAGAACATAAGAGGCATTTTCCTAGGTGCTTTTTTGTCCTGGGCCATGATGTTGGAAATGTTGGAAGTGTCCCAAATGAATCTAATTTTGCTGAGGTTGGCAGGAGTGGCTTAAACAATGCAGATCACCCCAGAAATCCATCTATGGCAGAATATGAAGCACGGATCAAGACATTTGTGACTTGGAGATACTCAGTTGTTAAAGAACAACTTGCTGAAGCCGGGTTCTATAGTATAG GTAATGGTGATCATGTTTTGTGCTTTCACTGTGGTGGAGGACTACAAGACTGGCAGCAGAATGAAGACCCTTGGGAGCAACATGCTAAATGGTTTCCAGG ATGCAAATATCTGCTACAAGAGAAGGGCCAAGAATTTGTAAACAGTGTTCAGTTAACACCTTTATGGAGGGATTCCACA ATAGAAGCTTCTGAGAAGACATCGCTACTTATAG AAGATGATCTCCTACAAAACCAGTTGGTACAGAATGCCATGCGTATGGGTTTTAGTTTGTCTGAGATTAAAAACATTATGGAGAAAAAACTGCGGACGTATGGAGAAAACTATACATCTGTTGAGCTTCTAGTTTCAGATATAATACATGCTCAAAAAGAAAACGTACAGGAAGAAGTATCCAGTGGGAGCTCGGTACCGAAAG ATCTGAGTACTGAAGAGAAGTTAAGACGTTTGCAGGAGGAAAAGATGTGTAAAATCTGTATGGATAAAGACATCTCAGTTGTTTTAATTCCCTGTGGCCATCTGGTTGCTTGTAAAGAATGTGCTGAAGCAGTTGATAAATGCCCTGTGTGTTGCATGGTTATtacaaaaagacagaaaatatttatgTATTAG
- the XIAP gene encoding E3 ubiquitin-protein ligase XIAP isoform X2, whose translation MTCNSPENSEACAIPDSDHDQEMAEEYSRLRTFTSFPNCCPISASTLARAGFFYTGEGDKVKCFSCHATFEGWEHGDSAVGRHRKISPKCKFIARFNFLKKDTYPILQNCQCRVENCSGNSALQCSFDRSSDLSPDYLLRTGQVVDMSDSMYPRNPAMCSEEARLRSFHNWPAYAPLTPKELASAGLYYSGVDDQVECFCCSGKLKNWEPFDRAWSEHKRHFPRCFFVLGHDVGNVGSVPNESNFAEVGRSGLNNADHPRNPSMAEYEARIKTFVTWRYSVVKEQLAEAGFYSIGNGDHVLCFHCGGGLQDWQQNEDPWEQHAKWFPGCKYLLQEKGQEFVNSVQLTPLWRDSTIEASEKTSLLIDDLLQNQLVQNAMRMGFSLSEIKNIMEKKLRTYGENYTSVELLVSDIIHAQKENVQEEVSSGSSVPKDLSTEEKLRRLQEEKMCKICMDKDISVVLIPCGHLVACKECAEAVDKCPVCCMVITKRQKIFMY comes from the exons ATGACGTGTAACAGTCCAGAGAACTCTGAAGCTTGTGCCATTCCAGATTCTGACCATGACCAAGAGATGGCTGAAGAGTACTCCAGACTGAGGACTTTTACCAGCTTTCCAAATTGTTGTCCTATTTCAGCATCAACACTAGCACGAGCTGGCTTCTTTTATACAGGAGAAGGAGATAAAGTGAAGTGCTTCAGCTGTCATGCAACTTTTGAAGGGTGGGAGCATGGAGACTCAGCAGTTGGAAGACATAGAAAAATTTCTCCAAAATGCAAATTTATTGCtcgatttaattttttaaaaaaagatacataTCCTATTCTCCAAAACTGTCAATGCAGAGTTGAAAATTGTTCTGGAAATTCAGCCCTCCAGTGCTCTTTTGACAGATCATCTGATCTCAGTCCAGATTACCTTTTGAGAACTGGGCAGGTTGTGGACATGTCAGATAGCATGTACCCCAGGAACCCTGCTATGTGCAGTGAAGAAGCTAGGTTAAGATCTTTTCACAACTGGCCAGCTTATGCTCCATTAACACCGAAGGAATTAGCCAGTGCTGGGCTGTATTACTCGGGTGTTGATGATCAAGTGGAGTGCTTTTGTTGTAGTGGAAAACTGAAAAACTGGGAACCTTTTGATCGAGCTTGGTCAGAACATAAGAGGCATTTTCCTAGGTGCTTTTTTGTCCTGGGCCATGATGTTGGAAATGTTGGAAGTGTCCCAAATGAATCTAATTTTGCTGAGGTTGGCAGGAGTGGCTTAAACAATGCAGATCACCCCAGAAATCCATCTATGGCAGAATATGAAGCACGGATCAAGACATTTGTGACTTGGAGATACTCAGTTGTTAAAGAACAACTTGCTGAAGCCGGGTTCTATAGTATAG GTAATGGTGATCATGTTTTGTGCTTTCACTGTGGTGGAGGACTACAAGACTGGCAGCAGAATGAAGACCCTTGGGAGCAACATGCTAAATGGTTTCCAGG ATGCAAATATCTGCTACAAGAGAAGGGCCAAGAATTTGTAAACAGTGTTCAGTTAACACCTTTATGGAGGGATTCCACA ATAGAAGCTTCTGAGAAGACATCGCTACTTATAG ATGATCTCCTACAAAACCAGTTGGTACAGAATGCCATGCGTATGGGTTTTAGTTTGTCTGAGATTAAAAACATTATGGAGAAAAAACTGCGGACGTATGGAGAAAACTATACATCTGTTGAGCTTCTAGTTTCAGATATAATACATGCTCAAAAAGAAAACGTACAGGAAGAAGTATCCAGTGGGAGCTCGGTACCGAAAG ATCTGAGTACTGAAGAGAAGTTAAGACGTTTGCAGGAGGAAAAGATGTGTAAAATCTGTATGGATAAAGACATCTCAGTTGTTTTAATTCCCTGTGGCCATCTGGTTGCTTGTAAAGAATGTGCTGAAGCAGTTGATAAATGCCCTGTGTGTTGCATGGTTATtacaaaaagacagaaaatatttatgTATTAG